The genomic interval AAGCGCAGCTTGCCGGACTTCTTGGAGACCACCGTGGCCACCGTGGTGAAGCCCGCCTTGCGGTAGAAGCTCACCGCCGGCGCATTGGACGGGTCCACGCGCAGCGCGATGGTCTTGCGGTACATGTCCCGCGCGGCCCGGAGCGCCTGCTCCAGCACCACCATCCCCAGGCCCTTCTTGCGCAGCTCCTGCTTCACGATGATGTTGCGCAGGTACGCGGCGCCGGGCACCGGGCCGTCCCGCTCCACCGTGACGTAGCCGACGATCTGATTTTGCAGCTTCGCCACGTGCACGAAGGGCTTGAGCTGCGAGAGCGCCTTGAGGCTGTCTTCCTGGCTCTCACCCCGGCTCTTCCAGGGCTC from Myxococcus stipitatus carries:
- a CDS encoding GNAT family N-acetyltransferase, producing MTMKQVDPGVEMAPAPVLEAVGLPNDLMAAVKFTLPTDEDMTAVAALRASSEPWKSRGESQEDSLKALSQLKPFVHVAKLQNQIVGYVTVERDGPVPGAAYLRNIIVKQELRKKGLGMVVLEQALRAARDMYRKTIALRVDPSNAPAVSFYRKAGFTTVATVVSKKSGKLRLLMSREL